From the genome of Rhodobacteraceae bacterium Araon29, one region includes:
- a CDS encoding amidohydrolase family protein: protein MSPITIYAAKKIITMNPNQTVASHVAVQEGRILGVGSLQDLAGWGDYKLDQTFAEKILLPGFVEGHAHTMEGTLWRYVYCGYFDRMDPNGKLWTGANSIDAMLTRLKQAEAKMTSAETPLSGWALDPIYMDNLRVSRQDLDKVSKTRPIGVLHASGHILNVNTKALEMAKLMKNGINHPNIPLGEDGYPTGELFGPEGMAPVGHHVGFDRALSDSDEQGLRDFAKLCVRTGVTTITDLASRLEEDCVEAMLKVTSENNYPARIVPLQVFLGATAKDTVEKVKRLKKMATDRLRLGRIKAIADGSIQGFSARLRWPGYYNGAPNGLWYTAPEQLAELYRLALADGVQVHTHTNGDEATEMVLDVLGPALQEIPSPDHRFTLQHCQLADTGQFRRMKKLGMCVNLFANHHFFWGDEHYRLTVGPERAMRMNACRTALDLGVPMAIHSDAPVTPLGPLFTAWCAINRKTVSGRTQGENEKITIDEALYAITLGAAYTLHLDTEIGSIEVGKKADFAVLEQDPTKVSGEEFNRIKVWGTVSGGRVFPVAGL from the coding sequence ATGAGCCCCATCACCATTTATGCTGCCAAGAAAATCATTACGATGAACCCTAATCAAACCGTAGCGAGCCATGTAGCCGTACAAGAGGGCCGTATTTTAGGCGTAGGATCGCTACAAGATTTGGCTGGATGGGGCGACTATAAATTAGATCAAACATTTGCAGAAAAAATTTTGTTGCCAGGATTTGTTGAAGGCCATGCCCATACCATGGAGGGCACATTGTGGCGCTATGTGTATTGCGGCTATTTCGATCGTATGGATCCAAACGGTAAGCTTTGGACGGGGGCAAATTCTATAGATGCTATGCTGACGCGCTTGAAACAGGCTGAAGCCAAAATGACCAGTGCTGAAACCCCATTATCAGGTTGGGCGCTAGACCCGATATACATGGATAACCTTCGTGTCTCTCGGCAGGATCTGGACAAAGTTTCAAAAACTCGGCCGATCGGTGTTCTGCATGCATCCGGACATATTCTGAATGTAAATACAAAAGCCTTGGAAATGGCCAAGCTTATGAAAAATGGCATAAATCATCCAAATATTCCGTTGGGTGAAGATGGCTATCCAACAGGCGAACTCTTCGGACCGGAAGGAATGGCCCCTGTGGGGCACCATGTAGGTTTTGATCGGGCTTTATCGGACAGTGATGAGCAAGGCCTGCGCGATTTCGCAAAGCTCTGTGTGCGCACCGGCGTCACTACAATCACAGATTTGGCGTCCCGCTTAGAAGAAGACTGCGTTGAGGCCATGCTTAAAGTGACCTCCGAAAATAATTATCCAGCCCGAATTGTTCCACTACAGGTGTTTTTGGGCGCCACCGCGAAAGATACCGTGGAAAAAGTTAAGCGGCTCAAAAAAATGGCAACTGACCGTTTGCGATTGGGGCGTATAAAAGCGATTGCAGATGGCTCTATCCAAGGGTTTTCAGCCCGCCTGCGCTGGCCAGGATATTACAATGGTGCCCCAAATGGGCTCTGGTACACAGCGCCTGAGCAATTGGCAGAACTTTACCGTCTGGCTCTGGCAGATGGGGTTCAAGTGCACACCCACACCAACGGCGATGAAGCAACTGAAATGGTTTTGGACGTGCTAGGCCCTGCACTGCAAGAGATTCCAAGCCCAGATCACCGCTTTACACTACAACACTGCCAATTGGCGGATACGGGCCAGTTTCGGCGGATGAAAAAGCTGGGAATGTGCGTCAACCTTTTTGCCAATCATCACTTTTTTTGGGGTGATGAACACTATCGTCTAACGGTGGGACCCGAACGGGCCATGCGCATGAATGCGTGTCGCACTGCGCTTGATCTTGGGGTGCCTATGGCGATCCACTCCGATGCTCCCGTCACACCTCTTGGCCCGCTTTTCACGGCCTGGTGCGCCATAAACCGAAAAACAGTATCAGGCCGCACGCAAGGAGAAAATGAAAAAATAACCATTGATGAAGCGCTGTATGCGATCACTCTAGGCGCAGCCTACACGCTGCACTTGGATACTGAAATTGGATCTATTGAAGTGGGCAAAAAGGCTGATTTCGCTGTTTTGGAGCAAGATCCCACAAAGGTTTCGGGCGAAGAATTCAATAGGATCAAGGTTTGGGGGACAGTTAGTGGCGGGCGGGTTTTCCCTGTTGCAGGTTTATGA
- a CDS encoding LysR family transcriptional regulator encodes MLNFTLKQLRYVEATGRLGSIARAAADLNISQSSITAAIDALEMQIGYDLFIRTPAKGVRITPEGGETMRSIRRFIDQSNHFATEIQHETAEGDTLGSVRIACYATAAPSLLPPILKSFTQSHPHLKINLLEGNMQTLLTFLDEGEADMAFTYGQYVVSGRHEFESLFDAPPYALLPADDPLAAETSVSLADLSTRPMIMLDLPYTKDYFTKLFYQRGLEPNLVHSSRSAEIIRALVAGGYGFSILNICPPDYQKDDTLFRVMPIRDALTVPNFGIATLSGVRQPRMVKAFIEKCLELQNNGIFADLVISN; translated from the coding sequence ATGCTGAACTTTACTTTGAAGCAATTGAGGTACGTTGAGGCGACGGGTCGATTAGGATCGATTGCCCGCGCGGCCGCTGATTTAAACATTTCGCAGTCGTCAATTACTGCTGCGATTGACGCTTTGGAAATGCAGATTGGCTATGATCTTTTTATTCGCACTCCTGCCAAGGGCGTACGGATAACTCCAGAGGGTGGCGAAACTATGCGCTCCATTCGGAGATTCATCGATCAGAGCAATCATTTTGCCACTGAAATCCAACATGAGACTGCCGAAGGAGATACCCTTGGCTCAGTGAGGATCGCTTGTTATGCCACTGCAGCACCATCCCTTTTGCCCCCAATTTTGAAAAGCTTCACCCAATCTCATCCACACCTTAAGATTAATTTGCTTGAAGGCAACATGCAAACTTTGTTGACTTTTCTGGATGAAGGTGAGGCAGATATGGCATTTACCTATGGCCAATATGTCGTCTCAGGACGGCATGAATTTGAAAGTTTATTTGACGCACCACCTTACGCCCTCTTGCCAGCAGACGACCCTTTGGCAGCAGAGACTTCTGTTAGTCTAGCGGATTTAAGCACACGCCCTATGATCATGCTTGATCTACCCTATACCAAAGATTATTTTACCAAGCTTTTTTATCAAAGAGGTCTTGAACCAAACCTAGTTCATTCCAGCCGGTCTGCCGAAATCATCCGAGCTTTGGTGGCTGGGGGATATGGATTTTCTATCCTAAATATATGCCCGCCTGACTATCAAAAAGATGATACACTTTTTCGCGTGATGCCAATTCGCGATGCTTTGACGGTGCCTAATTTTGGCATTGCAACATTGTCTGGCGTACGGCAACCACGAATGGTCAAAGCTTTTATAGAAAAATGCCTTGAACTGCAAAATAATGGCATTTTTGCCGACTTAGTTATTTCGAACTAA
- a CDS encoding ABC transporter substrate-binding protein, with translation MLATGAVADEPKKGGTLITVLGSNVRNLNSAVQSGIVTGFPGAQLFASPLRYDENWDPQPYLAESWNVSDDGLTVTLNLVKNAKFHDGTPITSEDVAFSVEVIKANHPFKSMFAPVDSVSTPDAHTAVLNLGRPHPALMLAMSGQLMSIIPKHIYGDGEITSVKTHARNNENVVGSGPFKLSEFKNGEHVILERFDDFFIEGRPYLDKIVMRIITDPAARAIAYENGELHMGAFESLPRIINRLKGVDSLTVTPEGYGAIGPLDWLAMNTQRGPLADVRVRKAIAHAVDKNFIHKALMQGTANDSRTGIHPDSPFYDGDVANYDLDIDKANALLDEAGYPMNGASRFSLTIDFGWPGVKPQVEYVKAALKKVGIDVQVRASADFPTWAKRMGEMDFDLSWDTVFNWGDPVIGVHRTYVSDNIGKGVWSNTQGYSNARVDELLAMAAVEKDGAKRKALYAEFQQIIAEELPVYHTNTLPYHTVYNDKVGNPPLGIWGTSTPIDMTYLKD, from the coding sequence ATGCTTGCAACAGGTGCAGTGGCCGATGAGCCTAAAAAAGGCGGAACACTTATCACTGTTTTGGGTTCCAATGTCAGAAACCTAAATTCAGCTGTGCAATCAGGCATCGTTACCGGATTTCCCGGTGCCCAGCTTTTTGCGTCTCCATTGCGGTATGACGAAAATTGGGACCCTCAGCCCTACTTGGCAGAAAGCTGGAATGTTTCGGATGATGGTTTAACGGTGACGTTGAACCTTGTGAAAAACGCCAAGTTCCACGATGGCACGCCGATCACGTCAGAAGATGTCGCATTTTCGGTCGAAGTGATCAAAGCAAACCATCCCTTTAAGTCCATGTTTGCGCCGGTGGACAGCGTGTCCACACCAGATGCGCATACTGCTGTTTTGAACCTTGGCAGACCGCACCCTGCCTTGATGTTGGCCATGTCAGGACAGTTGATGTCGATCATCCCAAAACACATTTACGGAGATGGTGAAATCACATCGGTCAAAACCCATGCCCGCAATAATGAAAATGTGGTTGGTTCTGGTCCATTTAAACTTTCTGAGTTCAAAAACGGCGAGCATGTGATCCTCGAGCGTTTTGACGACTTCTTTATAGAGGGACGGCCCTACCTTGATAAGATTGTTATGCGCATCATCACAGATCCTGCGGCGCGGGCGATTGCCTATGAAAACGGCGAATTGCATATGGGCGCATTTGAGTCTCTGCCAAGGATCATCAACCGGTTGAAAGGCGTTGATAGTCTGACGGTAACGCCAGAGGGCTATGGTGCAATCGGACCGCTTGACTGGTTGGCCATGAACACCCAGCGCGGACCTTTGGCCGACGTGCGTGTGCGCAAAGCCATTGCCCATGCTGTGGACAAAAACTTCATCCACAAAGCGCTGATGCAGGGCACAGCAAACGATTCGCGGACGGGTATACACCCCGATAGCCCGTTTTACGACGGTGATGTTGCGAACTATGATCTAGATATCGACAAAGCCAATGCGCTTTTAGACGAAGCCGGATATCCAATGAATGGCGCTTCGCGCTTTAGCTTAACCATTGATTTTGGCTGGCCCGGTGTCAAACCGCAAGTTGAATACGTCAAAGCCGCTTTGAAGAAGGTTGGCATTGATGTTCAGGTTCGCGCCTCTGCTGATTTCCCAACATGGGCCAAGCGGATGGGTGAAATGGACTTTGACCTGTCATGGGATACAGTCTTTAACTGGGGGGACCCTGTCATTGGGGTGCATCGCACCTATGTCTCTGACAATATTGGCAAAGGCGTGTGGTCGAACACTCAAGGGTATTCCAATGCAAGGGTAGATGAACTTCTGGCCATGGCAGCAGTGGAGAAAGACGGAGCAAAACGCAAAGCTCTCTATGCGGAGTTCCAGCAAATCATTGCTGAAGAACTACCTGTTTATCATACCAATACCTTGCCATATCACACTGTCTATAATGACAAAGTCGGCAACCCGCCTTTGGGAATTTGGGGCACATCGACACCAATTGATATGACCTATCTCAAAGACTAA